GGTATCCAAGACCTTTTTCAAGTGCGGATTGAGCTCGCAAAGAGCCAAACCTCCGTTGCGGGATTTGGTCAATTGCGAAATTTCGATCAAGGATTGAATGCCTAAGCTGCCGATATAATCGACCTTGGAAAAATTGAGCACGATTTTCGACGAGTCGTTTTGGATAAGATTCTTCATATAAATTAAAAAATTGCTCAGGGAGTCGAGGGTGATCTCTCCTTCCGGCACGATGACGAGAACGCCGCTTTTTTTTCGTTTGTAGATTTTCATTTTATCGATTAGAAATAAACGATAACTCATGAAAAAGCATCGTTTTATTCTGTTTATTCTTTTCAAGAGACGCAGGTAGAGCGTATTTCTTTTTTCTAGGGTCCAGCATAAACGCCATAAAATCGATGCTGGATAGTCATAGTGAAAGAGTATGGCAAAAATTTACTGTTTTTTGAAGCTTTATTTTTGATTTTTTTTACTTTCTTACCGCATATGAGATTAAACGTTTTCTTGAAGTGAGTTATATTATTAACTCATGTTACGCGCAATGGGTAATTAAAGGAATCTCTTACTCTCGTCGTTTGAATCACGAAAACGCGAAAGGAAAAGGAAAAACACGAAAAAGGAAAAGAATGACATTCGACGCAAGGAATCGCGTTGCGTTGGATCGGCGGCTCCAACCTGCGGGCGAGACGCCCGCGCTCCCAAATTGCGAGACGCCAGCGCTCCCAAATTGCTAACATGATTTATTAATTATGATGCGTCATTTCATCTAATCGCTCTTTGCGAAGGCGATGGGTTTAAAGTCTAATCTTATCCGCCATCGTTTAAACCTCTCCCAATTCCTCGACGTTTTAATCGCGCTTTGTTCTCTCCATCGTTCCTGCCGCAGGGAAAAATAGGACTTTCCGCGCTATCGCGAATATTGATTTTACAAAATTTATAAATAAAATACTTTGCAAATATTCTTATTTCTTGGTATAATATATATAGAGGTTTTTGCTGGCATAGATGATAAGTTCTAAAGTCATTGATTATATTAAACATAACAAAGGAGTAATTATCTGCTATGGCCAAGACGAAAAACGGTCTGATCTTGAATTATCCTTTAACATTTGGCATGGAAATATCGAGATGGAGTTCCATGAAACCATTTTTCCGGGACGCTATGGGCGCCCTTTTCGAAAAAAAAATTGAACTATACAAACAATCGAAAAAAGAAGCGGCGTCCTATTTCAAGGATAATCCGATAAAAACGCCTTATCCCGTCGTCATGGACGACGATGCCAAAGCCCTGATGGATACGGTGCTTGATGTTGAGAACGAATGGATAGCCGTCAATCCCCAAGGA
The sequence above is drawn from the Candidatus Omnitrophota bacterium genome and encodes:
- a CDS encoding STAS domain-containing protein is translated as MSYRLFLIDKMKIYKRKKSGVLVIVPEGEITLDSLSNFLIYMKNLIQNDSSKIVLNFSKVDYIGSLGIQSLIEISQLTKSRNGGLALCELNPHLKKVLDTVSFEHLAIIYNSEEEAVSALQDESSLT